The proteins below are encoded in one region of Bremerella sp. P1:
- a CDS encoding dual specificity protein phosphatase family protein → MKRFFQHLYAKLIYWPSYLYNWTMIRRLKWWRWYDEIEDHVFVGAVPSRKMAVDLAESGIKGVINTCHEYEGPLDVYKEHGVEQLYLPTVDFTPPSVEDIDEGVRFIERFVADEKDVYVHCKAGRARSATIVMCWLMKAKGMTPEQAQVFLLEKRRQVLATLYRRPVVKEYYRMLQEEAEA, encoded by the coding sequence ATGAAGCGTTTTTTCCAGCATCTCTACGCGAAATTGATCTACTGGCCTTCGTACCTCTACAACTGGACGATGATCCGGCGGCTTAAGTGGTGGCGCTGGTATGACGAAATCGAAGACCATGTTTTCGTCGGGGCTGTCCCGTCGCGAAAGATGGCCGTCGACCTGGCCGAAAGCGGCATTAAAGGGGTGATCAATACGTGTCACGAATACGAAGGCCCACTGGACGTCTACAAAGAGCACGGGGTCGAGCAGCTTTACCTGCCAACGGTTGACTTCACCCCACCCAGCGTCGAGGACATCGATGAAGGGGTTCGCTTTATCGAACGGTTCGTTGCCGACGAAAAGGACGTCTACGTCCACTGCAAAGCAGGCCGAGCCCGTAGTGCGACCATCGTGATGTGTTGGCTGATGAAAGCTAAGGGGATGACCCCTGAGCAGGCCCAGGTCTTCCTTCTGGAAAAGCGACGCCAGGTGTTGGCAACGCTCTATCGCCGCCCCGTAGTGAAGGAGTATTACCGAATGCTCCAGGAAGAGGCTGAAGCGTAA
- a CDS encoding ThuA domain-containing protein: MLRLVCCFGLLLSMATFVMAEEPALNQPPKGFKQLFNGKDLSGWKGLVANPKKRAEMSPEELAEAQAKADESMRAHWQVEDGVLIFDGKGQSLCTSKDYADFEMYVDFKIKKAGDSGIYLRGSPQVQIWDPENEKGVGSGGLFNNQKNPSKPLVTADKPVEEWNTFFIRMIGDRVTVKLNGELVTDDVVLENYWERDKPIYRTGQIELQNHGNTLYFRNIYIRELVTPEQLAKIEEALPEKPRVEPKEKHNVLVFTRYDGFRHSSIPVGAMAVKMLGEKTGAFDARITNDLTMLSPETLKDYDAIVMVNTTGSWIKPRDEDIAKLAAAGKEMSKEDAEKMFRESLLEFVSSGKGLVGFHAASDANYHWEDFGKLIGGYFHGHPWHEKVGIKVDDPEHPLMAAFGGENFAIVDEIYQFRDPYSREALHVLLSLDVDNTNMNKGGIHRKDGDFAVSWVRKWGDGRVFYSSLGHREEIYWNPQMLKFYLDGIQFALGDIDGPTAPSAAK, translated from the coding sequence ATGTTGCGTCTGGTGTGTTGCTTTGGCCTGCTGTTGAGCATGGCCACGTTCGTGATGGCCGAAGAGCCCGCTTTGAACCAACCTCCCAAGGGCTTCAAGCAACTGTTCAACGGCAAGGATCTCTCCGGCTGGAAGGGCCTCGTTGCCAATCCTAAGAAGCGGGCCGAGATGTCGCCGGAAGAGCTCGCAGAAGCTCAAGCGAAAGCCGACGAGTCGATGCGAGCGCATTGGCAAGTTGAAGATGGCGTTCTGATTTTCGATGGCAAAGGGCAAAGCCTGTGCACCTCGAAGGATTACGCTGACTTCGAGATGTACGTTGACTTCAAAATCAAGAAGGCCGGCGATAGCGGCATCTATCTGCGTGGTAGCCCTCAAGTTCAAATTTGGGATCCCGAGAACGAGAAGGGGGTCGGCTCAGGCGGTTTGTTCAACAACCAGAAGAACCCCAGTAAGCCCCTCGTCACTGCGGACAAGCCTGTCGAAGAGTGGAACACTTTCTTCATCCGTATGATCGGCGACCGCGTGACCGTCAAGCTAAACGGCGAGCTGGTCACTGATGACGTCGTGCTGGAAAACTATTGGGAACGTGACAAGCCAATCTACCGCACTGGCCAGATTGAACTGCAGAATCACGGTAACACGCTGTACTTCCGCAACATCTACATTCGCGAACTGGTCACGCCAGAACAACTCGCGAAGATCGAAGAAGCCCTACCGGAAAAGCCACGGGTCGAACCGAAGGAAAAGCACAACGTGCTGGTCTTCACCCGTTACGACGGCTTCCGTCATAGTTCGATTCCCGTGGGTGCCATGGCGGTGAAGATGCTGGGCGAAAAAACCGGTGCGTTCGACGCTCGCATCACCAACGATCTTACGATGCTCTCTCCTGAAACGCTCAAAGATTACGACGCGATCGTGATGGTCAATACGACCGGTTCGTGGATCAAACCCCGCGACGAAGACATCGCCAAGCTGGCTGCCGCCGGCAAGGAAATGAGCAAGGAAGACGCCGAGAAGATGTTCCGCGAAAGCCTGTTGGAATTTGTCTCCAGCGGCAAGGGCCTGGTCGGCTTCCATGCTGCCAGCGACGCGAACTATCACTGGGAAGACTTCGGCAAGCTGATCGGCGGTTACTTCCACGGTCACCCTTGGCACGAGAAGGTCGGCATCAAAGTCGATGATCCCGAGCACCCCTTGATGGCTGCGTTCGGTGGCGAGAACTTCGCGATCGTCGACGAGATCTACCAGTTCCGCGATCCCTACTCCCGCGAAGCACTGCACGTGCTGCTCTCACTGGATGTCGATAACACGAACATGAACAAGGGTGGCATCCATCGCAAGGATGGTGACTTTGCTGTTTCGTGGGTTCGCAAGTGGGGTGACGGCCGCGTGTTCTACAGCTCGCTGGGACATCGCGAAGAGATCTACTGGAACCCTCAGATGCTGAAGTTCTATCTCGACGGCATCCAGTTCGCTCTGGGTGACATCGATGGACCAACGGCCCCCAGTGCCGCCAAATAA
- a CDS encoding ThuA domain-containing protein, protein MTFRLFRPLLVMLFVLVIAGTSFAEEKAKLKALLITGGCCHDYPNQIKIITQGLSQRVSIEWDVALADSDRKTKVPVYENHDWIKPYDLVVHNECYGAVDNVEFVEGIVKAHTEHKIPAIFVHCSMHSYRNAKTDEWRKLIGMRSTSHEGKHPLDVVTLVEDHPIMKGFPQNWKVERGELYKIEKTWDSATPLAKAYGVDTKKDHNVIWCNEYEGTKTFSTTLGHYNETMNNDAWLSLVARGILWSVDGLNEDGTAKPGFEGTGKAEIDLSTPNPDKDKSPTPAK, encoded by the coding sequence ATGACGTTTCGCTTGTTCCGCCCCTTGCTGGTGATGCTTTTCGTCCTAGTAATCGCCGGCACTTCCTTTGCCGAAGAAAAGGCCAAACTGAAGGCCTTGCTGATTACCGGCGGTTGCTGCCACGACTACCCGAACCAGATCAAGATCATCACGCAAGGTCTAAGCCAGCGTGTGAGCATCGAGTGGGATGTGGCCCTGGCTGACTCCGATCGAAAGACCAAGGTCCCCGTCTACGAGAACCACGACTGGATCAAGCCGTACGACCTGGTTGTGCACAACGAATGCTATGGTGCGGTCGATAATGTCGAATTCGTGGAAGGCATCGTCAAGGCACACACCGAGCACAAGATTCCCGCGATCTTCGTTCACTGCTCGATGCACAGCTATCGCAATGCCAAGACCGACGAGTGGCGAAAGCTGATCGGTATGCGAAGCACCAGCCACGAAGGCAAGCATCCGCTGGACGTCGTCACGTTGGTGGAAGATCACCCGATCATGAAAGGCTTCCCGCAGAACTGGAAGGTCGAACGGGGCGAGCTATACAAGATTGAAAAGACATGGGACTCGGCCACACCGCTGGCTAAAGCTTACGGCGTGGATACGAAGAAGGATCACAACGTGATCTGGTGCAACGAGTACGAGGGGACCAAGACCTTCTCGACCACCTTGGGCCACTACAACGAAACGATGAATAACGATGCGTGGCTGAGCCTGGTCGCTCGCGGCATTCTCTGGAGCGTCGATGGCCTGAACGAAGATGGCACCGCCAAACCAGGCTTCGAAGGAACGGGCAAAGCCGAGATCGACCTCAGCACCCCGAACCCGGACAAGGACAAGAGCCCTACGCCGGCCAAGTAA
- a CDS encoding SPASM domain-containing protein — MTRLKYDPWILSLHLIDANGPRRVMMTPDRLSEILSAVRQIDTLHSVHVRGVGADPGELAELVDHGRMIALTGFPQRVLFTNGVGMMRQEVEEVFRAFTTIEFALPTDLRNQLLPFHQADQEQLSDELEVWLRTIEYYARVKSAWQLSSELVVRIPQGNLSIDVAGRLDQLSWRTAFRVQRTGGASAFSLEQQQADYGMKLCEEPYRVMTFGACGQLTGCSGQHRQRVYFGSLAEDSLRGLWEGSSMESWRKNRTENQCQGCPGLGSTLRRPSLISIYESVGEQRFHEYPQSQLRKIADESEGQSSSRSATRTIFCSPRKAS; from the coding sequence ATGACGCGTCTGAAGTACGATCCATGGATATTGTCGCTTCATCTGATTGATGCTAACGGGCCGAGGCGTGTGATGATGACGCCGGATCGGTTGTCCGAGATTCTCTCTGCCGTTCGCCAGATTGATACCCTCCACTCTGTTCATGTCCGGGGTGTTGGTGCCGACCCCGGCGAGTTGGCTGAACTGGTCGACCATGGTCGCATGATTGCCCTGACGGGCTTTCCGCAGCGTGTCCTGTTCACCAACGGCGTGGGGATGATGCGGCAAGAAGTGGAGGAAGTCTTTCGAGCGTTCACCACGATCGAGTTCGCTCTGCCCACCGATCTGCGTAACCAACTGCTACCCTTTCACCAGGCTGACCAAGAGCAGCTATCAGACGAACTCGAAGTCTGGTTGAGAACAATCGAATACTACGCACGCGTGAAAAGTGCCTGGCAGCTTTCGTCAGAACTGGTCGTCCGCATTCCCCAAGGGAATCTGTCGATCGACGTGGCGGGGCGTTTGGATCAACTGAGTTGGCGTACCGCCTTTCGCGTGCAGCGCACCGGTGGGGCCAGCGCGTTCTCGCTTGAGCAGCAACAGGCCGACTACGGTATGAAGCTGTGCGAAGAACCGTATCGCGTGATGACATTCGGCGCTTGCGGCCAATTGACCGGGTGCAGCGGCCAGCATCGGCAACGGGTCTATTTCGGTAGCCTGGCAGAAGACAGCCTACGTGGCTTATGGGAAGGTTCGTCGATGGAATCGTGGCGAAAGAATCGTACCGAGAACCAATGCCAAGGCTGCCCAGGACTAGGGAGTACGCTCCGCAGGCCTTCCTTGATTTCGATCTATGAATCGGTCGGCGAACAACGCTTTCACGAATACCCACAATCCCAACTGCGAAAGATTGCCGACGAGTCGGAAGGGCAATCATCGTCCCGCAGCGCGACGCGAACGATCTTTTGCTCGCCGCGAAAAGCTTCTTAG
- a CDS encoding GYF domain-containing protein, whose translation MKSEQIFQKLGEIFPTLKPLLESKKKKNRYPGREKRKTPLRAPEPAKDAKPDLTEFYVKFPPKFQESGPYRLAELKTLARDGLITGETHIRTDKTSWMYAKNIKGLVAFESEED comes from the coding sequence ATGAAGTCGGAACAGATTTTCCAGAAGCTCGGCGAGATCTTCCCCACTCTCAAGCCGCTGCTTGAAAGTAAAAAGAAGAAGAACCGGTATCCTGGCCGCGAGAAGCGGAAGACGCCGCTGCGCGCCCCCGAACCGGCGAAGGATGCCAAGCCGGACCTGACCGAGTTCTACGTGAAGTTCCCACCCAAATTCCAGGAGTCGGGACCTTATCGGTTAGCGGAACTCAAGACACTCGCTCGCGACGGGCTGATCACCGGCGAGACGCACATCCGCACCGACAAAACATCGTGGATGTACGCCAAGAACATCAAGGGCCTGGTGGCTTTCGAATCTGAAGAAGATTAG
- a CDS encoding DUF1501 domain-containing protein: protein MNPFHRPLQNITRRYFLSQCQAGIGGLALSSLLGGAANAAGGTPKDPLAPGKPHFPAKAKSVIYLHMAGSPPNLDLFDYKPELIKHDSQDCPAEFFEGKEFAFTKGTPKLMGTPHKFRKVGQSGLWMSDALQHMEEIADDMCVIHSMNSDQFNHAPAELLLYTGSPRLGRPSMGSWVTYGLGSENANLPGFVVLISSGSNPSAGNSDWGSGFLPSVYQGVQCRSKGDPVLYLNNPAGMDKDMRRMTLDAMNDLNEMELERNGNPETETRISQYELAFRMQMAAPEAMDLNQETQATLDAYGAKPGDSSLANNCLLARRLVERGVRFVQLFDWGWDFHGTSAATGLQDGLRNKCATMDRPVASLIKDLKQRGLLDDTLVIWGGEFGRTPFREGRTAGSKVLGRDHYPDVYTMWMAGGGVKPGLSYGASDELGFKVAENKVHVHDLQATILHCLGMNHERLTYHYAGRDFRLTDVHGHVVHDVLA from the coding sequence ATGAATCCTTTCCATCGACCTTTGCAAAATATTACGCGTCGCTACTTCCTCTCGCAGTGCCAGGCCGGAATTGGCGGACTGGCATTGAGTTCGCTCCTGGGCGGTGCCGCAAACGCCGCCGGCGGGACACCTAAGGATCCGCTAGCCCCTGGCAAGCCGCACTTTCCTGCCAAGGCCAAGTCGGTGATCTACCTGCACATGGCTGGCTCGCCGCCGAACTTGGACTTGTTCGACTACAAGCCAGAGCTGATCAAGCACGACAGTCAAGATTGCCCGGCTGAGTTCTTCGAAGGCAAGGAGTTCGCGTTCACCAAGGGTACGCCCAAGCTGATGGGCACACCGCATAAGTTCCGCAAGGTCGGCCAGTCCGGATTGTGGATGTCGGACGCGCTACAGCACATGGAAGAGATCGCGGACGATATGTGCGTGATCCATTCGATGAACAGCGACCAGTTCAACCATGCCCCGGCCGAACTGCTGCTCTACACCGGGTCGCCTCGTTTAGGGCGTCCTTCGATGGGGTCATGGGTAACGTATGGCCTCGGTTCGGAAAACGCCAACCTGCCTGGCTTCGTCGTGCTGATTTCCAGTGGTTCGAATCCCTCGGCGGGGAACAGCGACTGGGGCAGCGGATTCCTGCCGTCGGTTTACCAAGGGGTTCAGTGCCGATCAAAGGGAGATCCGGTCCTTTACCTGAATAACCCGGCTGGCATGGACAAGGACATGCGTCGCATGACATTGGATGCGATGAATGACCTGAACGAAATGGAACTCGAGCGGAATGGTAATCCCGAAACCGAAACACGCATCAGCCAATACGAGTTGGCCTTCCGCATGCAGATGGCTGCTCCGGAGGCAATGGATCTGAATCAGGAAACCCAGGCCACCCTCGATGCCTACGGGGCCAAGCCTGGTGATTCTAGTTTGGCAAACAACTGCCTGCTCGCACGGCGTCTTGTGGAACGTGGTGTTCGATTCGTGCAGCTGTTTGACTGGGGTTGGGACTTCCACGGCACCAGCGCCGCGACCGGTCTACAAGACGGCCTCCGAAACAAGTGTGCCACGATGGATCGCCCCGTTGCGTCCTTGATTAAGGATCTGAAACAGCGAGGGCTGCTGGACGATACGCTGGTGATCTGGGGTGGCGAATTCGGTCGAACACCATTTCGCGAAGGGCGAACGGCTGGCAGCAAGGTCCTGGGCCGTGACCACTATCCGGATGTCTATACCATGTGGATGGCAGGTGGCGGAGTTAAACCTGGACTATCGTACGGTGCCAGCGATGAGCTTGGTTTCAAGGTCGCCGAAAACAAAGTCCACGTACATGACCTGCAGGCCACCATCTTGCACTGCCTGGGTATGAATCACGAACGGCTCACCTATCACTATGCTGGCCGCGATTTCCGCCTGACGGACGTTCACGGTCATGTCGTTCACGACGTCCTGGCTTAA
- a CDS encoding DUF1553 domain-containing protein, which translates to MKSVFYACMALFCLALLTTTAAAEEKDIDFGRDIRPILSGKCFHCHGPDPESRESGLRLDIEEDAKTELDSGLTAVVPGNVDESELFARIITDDEFTRMPPPEIGKQLSDREVKLIRTWIEQGAQYAPHWSFEAPKKHEPPKVEKADWVKNDIDAFILKRLEEEGLTPNQEADRYALARRVSFALTGLPLSAEETEAFVQDESPDAYEKLVDRLLADPAYGERWGRVWLDIARYADSMGYAQDDLRTIWPYRDWVIKAINENMPFDQFSIEQLAGDMLPDPTRDQIVATGFHRNTMTNSEGGTNDEEFRNAAVVDRVNTTVLAWMGLTMECAQCHTHKYDPITQKEYFEFFAIFNQSADADRRDESPLHKWFTEEQEAKQASIKSQIEEAKAKLKQLLADSTDVALSQHVPNVGRYVRVENLAESGFLHIAEVQVFSGENNVAMKGKASQSSVDYNGPPKLAIDGNTNGDFSGAMSTTHTKQEKNPWWEVDLGANTTIDKVVIWNRTDNDLFNRMKSCRVVILDEKRQPVWAGRVDAPFNPSAEFVPPKSVDGMDERARAELAAYLKHNSPEIEKHKQNIAKLEKSLANIKPITTPVMQELPEDKHRKTHIQIRGNYQSLGDEVGPSVLDSFHAFPEDARADRMAMAKWLVSRENPLTARVVVNRYWEQLFGIGIVETSEDFGSQGELPTHPRLLDTLAVELMEHGWDTKWLVKKIVMSQAFRQSASTSPEKREIDSRNQLVSRGPRVRLSAEMVRDQALAVSGLLSDKMFGPSVRPPRPSLGLKAAFGGSTDWTTSSGEDRYRRGLYTMWRRTTPYPSMSTFDAPSREVCIVRRIVTNTPLQALVTLNDPVFIEAAQALGRKVWDQKDLSLEAKMEYAFRRVLQRPPTDQEKARLIQLYEQVKSQYATVPEEATKLATDPIGPLPEGAPADELAAWTILGNVLLNLDETLNR; encoded by the coding sequence ATGAAATCCGTTTTCTATGCCTGTATGGCACTCTTCTGCTTGGCGTTGCTGACAACCACAGCTGCAGCCGAGGAGAAGGATATTGATTTCGGTCGTGATATTCGACCGATCCTCTCGGGCAAGTGTTTTCACTGCCATGGGCCTGACCCTGAATCGCGTGAGTCCGGTTTGCGCCTTGATATCGAGGAAGACGCCAAAACAGAACTCGATAGCGGCCTAACGGCGGTCGTCCCTGGCAATGTGGACGAAAGCGAGTTGTTCGCACGGATTATCACCGATGACGAGTTCACCCGGATGCCGCCTCCCGAGATTGGCAAGCAGCTTTCCGACCGCGAAGTGAAGCTGATTCGTACGTGGATCGAGCAAGGCGCCCAATATGCGCCTCACTGGTCGTTTGAGGCTCCCAAGAAGCATGAACCACCCAAGGTGGAAAAAGCCGACTGGGTGAAAAACGACATCGATGCGTTCATCCTTAAGCGTCTCGAAGAAGAAGGGCTCACGCCGAATCAGGAAGCTGATCGGTATGCCTTGGCACGTCGTGTTTCGTTTGCTTTGACCGGCCTGCCCCTTTCGGCCGAAGAAACCGAAGCGTTCGTTCAAGACGAATCTCCTGACGCCTATGAAAAGCTGGTTGACCGTTTGCTGGCCGATCCGGCCTATGGCGAACGTTGGGGACGCGTCTGGTTGGACATCGCTCGCTACGCCGATTCGATGGGCTATGCCCAGGACGACCTCCGCACGATCTGGCCCTATCGCGACTGGGTGATTAAGGCCATCAACGAAAACATGCCGTTCGATCAATTCAGTATCGAGCAACTTGCCGGTGACATGCTACCGGATCCGACCCGCGATCAGATCGTCGCCACCGGTTTTCATCGCAACACGATGACCAACTCCGAAGGCGGGACGAACGATGAAGAGTTTCGCAACGCGGCCGTCGTTGACCGAGTGAACACGACCGTCCTAGCCTGGATGGGCCTGACGATGGAATGTGCCCAGTGCCATACCCATAAGTACGATCCCATCACGCAGAAGGAATACTTCGAGTTCTTTGCGATCTTCAACCAGTCGGCCGATGCCGACCGCCGAGACGAGTCCCCGCTGCATAAGTGGTTCACCGAAGAGCAAGAAGCGAAACAAGCAAGCATCAAGTCGCAGATTGAAGAAGCCAAGGCGAAGCTGAAGCAACTGCTCGCCGATTCGACCGACGTTGCCTTGTCGCAGCACGTGCCCAATGTGGGCCGCTATGTTCGTGTCGAGAACCTGGCCGAAAGTGGTTTTCTGCACATCGCCGAAGTGCAGGTGTTCTCCGGCGAAAACAATGTCGCCATGAAGGGCAAAGCCTCGCAAAGCAGCGTCGACTACAACGGTCCGCCCAAGCTGGCAATCGATGGAAACACCAACGGCGACTTTTCTGGTGCGATGAGCACAACGCACACCAAGCAGGAAAAGAATCCCTGGTGGGAAGTCGACCTGGGGGCCAACACGACCATCGACAAAGTGGTCATTTGGAACCGTACCGACAACGACTTGTTTAATCGTATGAAGTCGTGCCGCGTCGTCATCCTTGACGAAAAACGCCAGCCTGTCTGGGCCGGTCGAGTTGATGCTCCGTTTAATCCCAGTGCTGAGTTTGTGCCGCCCAAATCGGTCGACGGCATGGACGAGCGTGCTCGCGCTGAACTGGCTGCTTACCTCAAACACAACTCGCCGGAAATTGAAAAGCATAAGCAAAACATCGCAAAGCTTGAGAAGTCGCTCGCCAACATCAAGCCGATCACCACTCCTGTGATGCAGGAACTGCCGGAAGACAAGCACCGTAAAACGCATATCCAGATTCGGGGAAACTACCAATCCCTGGGAGATGAAGTCGGCCCAAGTGTATTGGACAGCTTCCATGCCTTCCCCGAGGATGCACGTGCCGACCGAATGGCAATGGCCAAGTGGTTGGTCAGCCGCGAGAATCCGCTGACTGCCCGGGTCGTCGTGAACCGTTATTGGGAACAGCTCTTCGGGATCGGCATTGTCGAGACGAGTGAAGACTTTGGCTCGCAAGGTGAACTGCCGACCCATCCGCGGCTTCTCGACACGTTGGCAGTCGAACTGATGGAGCATGGCTGGGATACCAAGTGGTTGGTGAAGAAGATCGTCATGAGCCAGGCGTTTCGGCAGTCGGCCAGCACCTCGCCGGAGAAGCGAGAGATCGATTCAAGAAATCAGTTGGTCTCGCGCGGTCCTCGCGTGCGGTTGTCGGCCGAGATGGTTCGCGATCAGGCCTTGGCCGTCAGTGGACTCTTGAGTGACAAGATGTTTGGTCCCTCCGTCCGTCCGCCTCGACCAAGCTTGGGTCTGAAGGCCGCATTCGGTGGATCGACGGACTGGACCACCAGCAGCGGCGAAGACCGATATCGCCGTGGGTTGTATACGATGTGGCGTCGCACGACTCCTTACCCGTCGATGTCGACATTCGACGCACCGAGCCGTGAAGTATGCATCGTCCGTCGCATCGTCACCAACACGCCACTGCAAGCTTTGGTCACGCTGAACGATCCGGTCTTTATCGAGGCCGCTCAGGCACTCGGTCGCAAGGTTTGGGATCAGAAAGACCTTTCGCTGGAAGCGAAGATGGAATACGCATTCCGTCGCGTCTTGCAGCGGCCACCAACCGATCAAGAGAAAGCTCGCCTGATTCAGCTATACGAGCAGGTCAAATCGCAATACGCGACCGTGCCGGAAGAGGCGACCAAGTTGGCTACCGATCCAATCGGGCCGCTTCCTGAAGGGGCTCCGGCGGATGAACTAGCCGCTTGGACGATTCTGGGGAACGTGCTGTTGAACCTGGATGAGACCCTGAATCGCTAG